A region of Paenibacillus sp. JNUCC-31 DNA encodes the following proteins:
- a CDS encoding response regulator transcription factor — MAINNILVVDDEPEIREALVIYLKSEDVDVLTASNGLEALEILEQETIHLIIMDNMMPQLDGIKTTFKIRENKNIPIIMLSAKSEDSDKILGLNVGADDYITKPFNPLELIARVRSQLRRFTNLGSFQSNGEELIQVRGLVLNKSSKTVEIDGEDVRLTPKEYKILELLMENKGRVFSIEEIYERVWNELIFTSENTVAVHVRNIREKIEINPKDPKYLKVVWGIGYKIEKK; from the coding sequence ATGGCTATAAATAACATTCTTGTTGTAGACGATGAACCGGAAATTCGAGAAGCGCTCGTTATTTACTTGAAAAGCGAAGATGTGGATGTATTAACGGCCTCTAACGGATTGGAGGCGCTGGAAATCCTTGAACAAGAAACAATTCATCTTATTATCATGGACAACATGATGCCACAGCTCGATGGAATTAAAACGACATTTAAAATTCGTGAAAACAAAAATATACCGATCATTATGCTTTCCGCCAAGTCAGAAGATAGCGACAAGATTTTGGGACTCAACGTTGGGGCTGATGACTATATTACGAAGCCGTTCAATCCTTTAGAGCTGATCGCTAGAGTCCGATCTCAGCTGCGCCGGTTTACGAATTTAGGTTCCTTCCAGTCAAACGGGGAAGAGCTCATTCAAGTAAGAGGACTTGTGCTGAACAAAAGCTCGAAGACTGTTGAGATAGATGGAGAGGACGTCAGACTGACCCCGAAGGAATACAAAATTTTGGAGCTGCTGATGGAGAACAAAGGCAGAGTTTTCTCGATCGAAGAGATTTATGAGCGCGTGTGGAATGAACTGATCTTCACTTCAGAGAATACGGTTGCCGTACATGTGAGAAATATTCGCGAAAAAATTGAAATCAATCCCAAAGACCCAAAATATTTAAAGGTGGTATGGGGAATTGGATACAAAATCGAGAAAAAGTAA
- a CDS encoding SDR family oxidoreductase: protein MNLDELELSWNEKESLTGKVALVTGASSGIGASIAKKLVKRGAHVTIVARRRDRLDELVQELHKEGLYEVMAVPADIQTAEEVQNVVNETINRWGRLDIIVANAGFGYRSPLVEVDLERWEELYRTNVHGLMLTLHYGLPPMLGQGKGDVIIISSIAGKEVIAGGGPYSATKYGVNAIASALRLETIDQGIRVTTIQPGAVATEFSQVAGYSEDEIRAFASKVLPLHPDDVAEAAIYALEQPEHVSIPELTIMPSRQAQRFK, encoded by the coding sequence ATGAATCTGGATGAATTGGAGCTATCTTGGAATGAGAAGGAGAGTCTGACCGGCAAAGTGGCCCTGGTGACAGGCGCTAGCAGCGGAATCGGAGCATCGATCGCCAAGAAACTGGTAAAGCGCGGCGCCCATGTGACTATAGTGGCACGTCGACGGGATCGATTGGATGAGCTTGTTCAGGAATTGCATAAAGAGGGATTATACGAGGTAATGGCGGTACCTGCTGATATTCAAACGGCTGAAGAAGTACAGAATGTGGTCAATGAAACGATTAACCGCTGGGGCCGCCTTGATATTATCGTTGCCAATGCCGGATTCGGGTATCGAAGTCCTTTGGTAGAAGTGGATCTGGAAAGATGGGAGGAACTGTACAGGACGAATGTACACGGCCTAATGTTGACGCTGCACTACGGGCTTCCGCCAATGCTGGGTCAGGGCAAGGGAGATGTCATCATCATTTCCTCCATTGCCGGCAAGGAAGTGATCGCCGGAGGAGGTCCATACAGCGCTACCAAATACGGCGTTAACGCCATAGCGTCTGCATTACGTTTGGAGACAATCGATCAGGGAATTCGCGTTACGACGATTCAGCCCGGGGCGGTGGCAACGGAATTTTCTCAGGTGGCCGGGTATTCCGAGGATGAAATTCGCGCGTTTGCTTCGAAAGTCCTGCCGTTACATCCCGATGATGTTGCAGAGGCAGCAATCTATGCATTAGAGCAGCCTGAGCATGTCAGCATTCCGGAACTAACCATTATGCCTTCAAGGCAAGCCCAGCGGTTCAAATAA
- a CDS encoding phosphatidylinositol-specific phospholipase C/glycerophosphodiester phosphodiesterase family protein, producing MKKTMMLSLFIVITAGMIWCSWGVVWSGQNQPASTAGAIGWQGNRLIAHAFGGVNGASYTNSYEAFITNYNRGYRLFEVDLVQTTDGKLVARHDWSHRLQPDLAAHRGRNVTMLQFANSLIMDRFHPLTLPDIVQLMQQYPDFDLIVDTKAGSKEQIQQQFAHLVNEARRTDPALLNRIIPEIFSPEMYDTVMGIYPFPNKMYSLYKTGASAESIVEFVRDKQLTAVAMPVYRVYLNPNLVPALNKFGVKSYVHTVNSRPVMQILSSFGVH from the coding sequence ATGAAGAAAACGATGATGTTAAGCTTATTCATAGTCATTACGGCTGGAATGATCTGGTGCAGCTGGGGGGTTGTTTGGTCAGGTCAAAACCAGCCGGCCTCTACAGCTGGCGCCATTGGCTGGCAGGGAAATAGGCTTATTGCACATGCATTTGGTGGAGTCAACGGCGCTAGCTACACAAATTCGTATGAGGCATTTATAACCAATTACAATAGAGGGTACCGTTTGTTCGAGGTTGATCTTGTGCAGACGACGGACGGGAAGCTCGTAGCCAGACATGATTGGTCGCACAGGCTACAGCCAGATTTGGCCGCTCATCGCGGACGAAACGTAACAATGCTTCAGTTTGCAAACTCGCTTATAATGGACAGATTCCACCCTCTTACACTGCCGGACATAGTGCAGCTGATGCAGCAATATCCTGATTTTGACTTAATCGTGGATACGAAAGCAGGCAGTAAAGAGCAAATTCAGCAGCAGTTTGCGCATCTAGTCAATGAGGCGCGCCGTACGGATCCTGCACTGCTCAACCGGATTATACCTGAAATTTTCAGCCCGGAAATGTATGACACGGTTATGGGAATCTACCCCTTTCCAAACAAAATGTATTCACTTTACAAAACTGGCGCCTCCGCCGAAAGTATTGTAGAATTCGTAAGGGACAAACAACTGACAGCGGTTGCCATGCCTGTATACCGCGTGTATCTAAACCCCAATCTAGTTCCAGCACTAAATAAGTTTGGGGTAAAAAGCTATGTTCACACCGTCAACAGCAGACCGGTTATGCAGATTCTTTCCAGCTTCGGGGTGCATTGA
- a CDS encoding MFS transporter — MQLATIFIGFIVFGISENIKGPAIPRIQFDFNLDEKQLGTLLSLNALGYLIACSFTAILVRKWGIKAVSIISFASMILSGVFIYVSHTYPLFASSYFFMYIGNGMLEIALAILGARIFVKNTGTMMNLSHFFYGLSSTVAPLLATGVMSLHVFGHELDWRGMYLVMLSLCLLPIIAALRSKFPGDDLPHEDRTSLKTLTRDPAIWLMVLILSFGVVSELAVGGWLVNFLEKAYTWDTVKASGLLSAFFLSFSLGRLLLGPLTDRIGFVLSLILFSAFSAVCTFVAIAGGEGLAFFFAVSGAGIAMIYPTVMAFIARRYPNGSDTAITFAVTLMGIGSVIGNYAIGWVIEGVKNAYGATTQLGLLRGLQAGYGFIGLCAVICAASGVVLYGYLKRKQELI, encoded by the coding sequence ATGCAACTGGCGACGATCTTTATTGGATTTATCGTATTTGGCATATCTGAAAATATTAAAGGGCCTGCCATCCCGCGTATTCAATTTGACTTCAATCTGGACGAGAAACAGCTCGGGACGTTATTGTCCCTGAATGCACTGGGTTACCTGATTGCCTGCTCATTCACTGCCATCCTGGTTCGCAAATGGGGTATTAAGGCGGTTAGCATCATTTCGTTTGCATCGATGATCCTCTCGGGTGTGTTCATTTATGTGTCGCATACATATCCACTCTTTGCTTCATCATACTTCTTCATGTACATCGGCAACGGCATGCTGGAGATTGCGCTGGCAATTCTGGGGGCACGGATCTTTGTGAAAAACACAGGTACCATGATGAACCTGTCCCATTTCTTCTATGGGCTGAGTTCCACGGTAGCACCTTTGCTGGCGACAGGTGTGATGTCTTTGCACGTGTTCGGACACGAACTGGACTGGCGCGGGATGTATCTGGTGATGTTGTCGCTCTGTCTGCTGCCGATCATTGCGGCGCTGCGCAGCAAATTTCCGGGGGATGATCTTCCTCATGAAGATCGGACTTCATTGAAGACGTTAACACGTGATCCAGCCATCTGGCTGATGGTGCTCATTCTTTCTTTTGGCGTGGTATCGGAACTGGCGGTTGGGGGTTGGCTCGTTAACTTTCTGGAGAAAGCCTATACGTGGGACACGGTCAAAGCATCTGGGCTGCTGTCTGCGTTCTTCCTCAGTTTCTCGTTGGGCAGACTGTTGCTAGGGCCGCTTACGGACCGGATCGGATTCGTACTGTCACTGATTCTGTTCTCTGCTTTTTCGGCGGTATGCACGTTCGTGGCGATCGCGGGCGGAGAGGGGCTGGCATTCTTCTTTGCCGTATCGGGAGCGGGTATTGCGATGATCTATCCAACAGTCATGGCATTTATCGCACGCAGATATCCGAATGGCAGTGACACGGCGATTACGTTCGCGGTTACCCTGATGGGGATTGGCAGCGTCATCGGCAACTATGCCATTGGCTGGGTGATTGAGGGTGTGAAGAATGCGTATGGTGCAACCACTCAGCTGGGGCTATTGCGCGGACTTCAGGCGGGGTATGGATTTATCGGCTTATGCGCCGTGATCTGTGCGGCATCTGGCGTGGTGTTGTATGGGTATTTGAAGCGGAAGCAGGAACTGATCTAG
- a CDS encoding sensor histidine kinase: MLYVLLYVLFLVPYILSKLGRFITIINGSKEIAEGKIQSTIQDTGKDALSKLAGYINNMKAGYQSALENQMKSERLKTELITNVSHDLKTPLTSIINYVDLLKKEELSTETTRAYIEILDRKALRMKLLIEDLFEISKMASGTVELDIEYVDVATLLTQAIAESNTSMGQASLVIRERIAKFPIHAHLDGNKIWRVFENLIGNAQKYSLPGTRIYIYLDESDDLVLFKIQNTAAYEIDFAAEELFERFKRADESRQTEGSGLGLSIVKSIVELHSGEIKIEIHGDQFNVILHLPKQRLI; encoded by the coding sequence ATGCTTTATGTATTACTGTATGTGCTGTTCCTGGTTCCGTATATCCTTTCCAAGCTTGGACGCTTCATCACCATCATCAACGGGAGCAAAGAAATTGCCGAAGGGAAGATTCAGAGTACGATTCAGGATACCGGCAAGGATGCTCTATCCAAGCTTGCTGGCTATATTAACAATATGAAAGCCGGGTATCAAAGCGCGCTGGAGAATCAAATGAAGAGCGAACGGTTAAAAACAGAGCTGATTACCAACGTATCGCATGATTTGAAGACCCCGCTTACTTCTATTATCAACTATGTTGATTTATTAAAAAAAGAAGAGCTGTCTACGGAGACAACCCGAGCCTATATTGAAATCCTGGACCGGAAGGCGCTACGGATGAAGCTGTTGATTGAAGACCTGTTCGAAATCTCAAAGATGGCCAGCGGTACAGTAGAACTGGATATTGAGTACGTCGATGTCGCAACCTTGTTGACACAGGCGATTGCCGAGTCCAATACCAGTATGGGACAAGCGTCGCTCGTGATTCGGGAGAGGATCGCGAAATTCCCGATCCATGCACATTTGGACGGCAATAAAATTTGGCGTGTATTCGAAAATTTAATTGGCAACGCGCAGAAATATTCGCTTCCAGGAACCAGAATCTATATTTATTTGGACGAGTCTGATGATCTGGTATTATTCAAAATTCAAAACACTGCTGCTTATGAGATTGATTTTGCTGCGGAAGAATTGTTCGAGCGTTTCAAAAGAGCAGACGAATCCCGCCAGACAGAAGGCTCCGGACTAGGGCTGTCAATTGTGAAAAGCATCGTTGAGCTGCACAGCGGGGAGATCAAAATTGAAATTCATGGCGATCAATTCAACGTTATTCTGCATTTGCCCAAGCAGCGCTTAATTTAA
- a CDS encoding ROK family protein — protein MLPTSHNTQQVKRINVELVKNTLRSTGVGTKSSIASLTKLSVATCGTILNELLQTGEIIDLGPDESSGGRPASRYQFNADYASVLCLIVRTEGGVHSITHIQANLNGEILDEQTLTLDEITVATVEDLTATLIEQYNNVQAIGIGIPGVAHNGIIGICDVPGLAGQPLGPGLKERFEDVEVIIDNDMNLTVYGLYNEQHFEEEKNFAVVTFPKNHFPGAGFIIDGHPLKGNTHFSGEVSYLPFGVSSEEQHQLLQTSDGLHHLVVKTLVSIMVIINPAAIVITGDTMDPSMLDDLTRGCLDTIPQEHMPELIIQNDTRLEYLTGLIAVTLESLTYRIQLIEKKW, from the coding sequence ATGTTACCTACATCACACAACACTCAGCAGGTCAAGCGAATCAATGTGGAACTGGTGAAGAACACACTCAGATCAACGGGTGTGGGCACGAAGTCTTCTATTGCGAGCCTGACGAAGCTCAGTGTGGCTACGTGTGGCACGATCCTGAACGAGTTGCTTCAGACAGGAGAGATTATTGACCTGGGTCCGGATGAGTCGAGTGGGGGAAGGCCTGCCAGCCGCTATCAATTCAATGCCGACTACGCCAGTGTGCTCTGCCTGATTGTTCGAACGGAGGGCGGCGTTCACTCGATCACCCATATACAGGCTAATCTGAATGGCGAGATACTTGATGAACAGACGCTCACGTTGGATGAGATTACTGTGGCAACGGTGGAGGATTTGACTGCAACGCTGATCGAGCAGTACAACAATGTGCAGGCCATTGGCATCGGGATACCGGGAGTGGCGCATAACGGAATTATTGGTATCTGCGATGTGCCTGGGTTGGCAGGACAGCCGCTAGGGCCGGGGCTCAAGGAGCGCTTTGAAGACGTGGAAGTCATCATTGACAACGACATGAATCTGACGGTGTACGGATTGTACAACGAGCAGCATTTTGAGGAAGAGAAGAACTTTGCGGTTGTCACTTTTCCGAAAAATCACTTTCCCGGGGCAGGTTTCATCATTGACGGCCATCCTTTGAAAGGGAACACGCATTTTAGCGGTGAGGTGTCCTATCTGCCATTTGGTGTGTCATCGGAAGAACAGCATCAGCTGCTACAAACTTCTGATGGACTGCATCATCTTGTGGTCAAGACGCTGGTGTCCATCATGGTGATTATTAACCCGGCAGCGATCGTCATTACAGGGGACACGATGGACCCGTCCATGCTGGATGATCTGACCCGGGGTTGTCTGGATACCATACCACAGGAGCATATGCCGGAACTCATCATTCAGAATGACACAAGGCTCGAATATCTTACTGGGTTGATCGCTGTCACGTTGGAGAGCCTGACCTACCGTATCCAACTGATCGAGAAGAAATGGTAG